In Aspergillus nidulans FGSC A4 chromosome IV, a single window of DNA contains:
- a CDS encoding AP-1 complex subunit sigma (transcript_id=CADANIAT00000809): MAIHYLILLSRQGKVRLAKWFTTLSPKEKAKIIKDVTQLVLSRRTRMCNFLEYKDTKVVYRRYASLFFIAGCASTDNELITLEIVHRYVEQMDKYYGNVCELDIIFNFQKAYFILDELLLAGEMQESSKKNVLRCISQQDSLEDMEVEEDVVTKIM, from the exons ATGGCAATTCA CTACCTGATCCTGCTCTCCCGCCAGGGCAAAGTG CGCCTCGCAAAGTGGTTCACCACCCTTTCGCccaaggagaaggccaagatTATCAAGGATGTGACTCAACTCGTGCTGTCCCGCCGGACGCGGATGTGCAATTTCCTTGAGTACAAAG ACACCAAAGTCGTCTACCGCCGATAtgcctctctcttcttcatcgccggATGCGCCTCGACTGATAACGAGCTGATCACCCTTGAAATCGTGCACCGATACGTCGAGCAGATGGACAAGTATTACGGCAACGTATGCGAGCTGGACATCATTTTTAATTTCCAGAAGGCGTACTTCATCCTGGATGAACTGTTGCTGGCGGGCGAGATGCAGGAGAGCAGCAAGAAGAACGTGCTGAGGTGTATTAGCCAGCAGGACAGTTTGGAGGATATGGAG gttgaggaagatgtGGTTACGAAGATCATGTAG
- a CDS encoding MARVEL domain-containing protein (transcript_id=CADANIAT00000810) yields MGFRGIQLGLRVWQFIWTLLVMALIGNMIAQSFAGNPATINYTMFVAAFSMFTLFYLFPASWNIDWAIHPIILVTLDTLNMIFFLTSAIALAARLECHSCSNQEYILNNEITNGSHNPEKRCREAQASTAFLWFAWAGYAASWVISILQSRRAGANLRPRVGPARGARPSMAQV; encoded by the exons ATGGGCTTCAGAGGAATCCAGCTCGGCCTTCGGGTCTGGCAG TTCATCTGGACACTGCTCGTCATGGCTCTCATCGGTAACATGATCGCCCAGTCGTTCGCGGGGAACCCCGCGACGATCAACTACACTATGTTCGTCGCGGCCTTCTCCATGTTCACGCTCTTCTACCTCTTCCCAGCGTCTTGGAACATAGACTGGGCCATCCATCCCATCATCCTGGTCACTCTCGACACTCTCaacatgatcttcttccTTACATCTGCAATTGCCCTTGCGGCAAGACTCGAGTGCCACAGCTGCAGCAACCAG GAATACATCCTCAACAACGAAATCACCAACGGCTCGCACAACCCTGAGAAGCGCTGCCGTGAGGCCCAGGCGTCCACTGCCTTCCTCTGGTTTGCGTGGGCTGGATACGCCGCGTCATGGGTTATCTCGATCCTGCAGTCGCGCCGTGCTGGCGCGAACCTGCGTCCTCGCGTTGGCCCTGCCCGCGGTGCCCGTCCTTCTATGGCGCAGGTTTAA
- a CDS encoding putative monooxygenase (transcript_id=CADANIAT00000811): MPVTGKLDKLIAGSGIIDSKYTPGYPGRSPPIGAHCHVYPGYPGYQMTSLNILVVGAGLSGLATAISCAQSGHTVTVLEQAAELAEVGAGLQVTPNASRLFNHWGLRQSLWREAPEPKTLTVHRYTGDVLAHDAFFDKHIRQRYGAPFVDVHRVDLQQALYARAKELGIVVVLAERVKSILDARDAETSTATVLTESGKTYTADLVVAADGLWSRCRECLLNRKDEPLPTGDLAYRIVLHIDQISDPKLRAFVQNPQVHFWIGPGAHVVSYSMRGGDMINIVLLVPDNLPPGVSREAGSVEEMRGLFKGWDPVLITADAEMETWINPSSTLVFVGDACHPMLPYLAQGANSSLEDGAVLGGLLGHLRHKSQLPQILKLYESLRKNRGEAIVRETFKQRHDFHLPDGEQQEKRDALFKSQLGKEEIDPDTAFPSRWTCPKVQPWLYGYDAVREVENAVKANPDIFGDSGYKKDVNVEGQKLWSWAGLSSYLPFYLPILLFGVGKFVF; encoded by the exons ATGCCTGTCACTGGCAAGCTGGATAAGCTCATTGCCGGATCAGGGATTATTGACAGCAAATATACCCCCGGCTACCCCGGCCGTTCGCCACCAATAGGGGCCCACTGTCATGTCTACCCTGGCTACCCCGGATATC AGATGACATCGCTTAATATTCTAGTCGTCGGCGCCGGCCTCTCAGGCCTCGCAACAGCCATCTCTTGCGCCCAGTCCGGTCACACCGTCACCGTTCTCGAGCAGGCCGCCGAGCTTGCAGAAGTCGGCGCTGGCCTGCAAGTCACCCCCAATGCCTCCCGGCTCTTCAATCACTGGGGTCTCCGCCAATCCCTCTGGCGCGAGGCCCCCGAGCCGAAGACCCTCACCGTGCATCGGTATACGGGCGATGTCCTAGCGCATGACGCCTTTTTTGACAAGCATATACGGCAGCGCTACGGCGCACCGTTCGTAGATGTGCACCGGGTGGATCTTCAGCAGGCGCTGTACGCGCGGGCGAAAGAACTCGGtatcgtcgtcgtccttgcAGAGAGGGTGAAGAGCATACTAGATGCGCGTGATGCAGAGACCTCAACTGCGACAGTCCTCACGGAGTCAGGAAAAACCTACACAGCCGACCTTGTTGTCGCGGCAGATGGGCTCTGGTCGCGCTGCCGCGAGTGTCTCCTCAACCGCAAAGACGAGCCCCTGCCGACGGGCGACTTGGCGTACCGGATTGTGCTGCACATTGACCAGATTTCGGATCCCAAATTGCGCGCATTTGTGCAAAACCCGCAGGTCCATTTCTGGATTGGGCCGGGGGCGCATGTTGTCTCGTATTCTATGCGTGGGGGAGACATGATCAATATTGTGTTGCTAGTACCAGATAACCTGCCCCCTGGAGTGTCGAGAGAGGCAGGCTCTGTAGAAGAGATGAGGGGACTGTTTAAAGGGTGGGATCCTGT GCTAATAACCGCAGATGCCGAAATGGAAACCTGGATTAACCCGTCCTCTACTCTCGTCTTCGT CGGCGATGCCTGCCACCCAATGCTCCCGTACCTCGCGCAAGGGGCCAACTCTTCCCTCGAAGACGGCGCCGTCCTCGGTGGTCTCCTCGGCCATCTACGGCACAAATCGCAGCTCCCGCAGATACTGAAACTCTATGAGTCCCTGCGCAAGAACAGAGGTGAGGCGATAGTCCGCGAGACATTCAAGCAGCGCCATGACTTCCACCTCCCCGATGGCGAGCAGCAAGAGAAGCGCGATGCTCTCTTCAAATCGCAGTTagggaaggaggagattgatcCTGATACGGCGTTCCCAAGTCGCTGGACCTGTCCCAAGGTTCAGCCTTGGCTTTACGGATATGATGCCGTTAGGGAAGTGGAGAATGCTGTCAAGGCAAATCCGGATATCTTTGGGGATAGTGGATATAAAAAGGATGTCAATGTCGAAGGGCAGAAACTGTGGTCCTGGGCTGGGCTGTCTTCGTATCTGCCGTTTTATTTGCCAATCTTGCTGTTCGGGGTGGGGAAGTTTGTGTTTTAG
- a CDS encoding Zn(II)2Cys6 transcription factor (transcript_id=CADANIAT00000812), with protein sequence MPPAADPPRSKRPRAAQACDRCRSKKYKCDELYPCSHCKKSNLNCVYQGNYRQLENSRSASYVLDLERRVEELASKLQAAEAKLSHRNQESTTSAPAIDATPCSMSRPTPPTSNLNSRQPEEPELYSKDNDSDEAETSDPVDDEITELNHHTNGIEFHGSTSSVAFLGHLQKARDPQLEPSSSAQWSIRARAPEYSIVSTLHNASFSPTATTAASASQSLAAVHEHNYYFEQAHVFMSGYFENVHFIHPFIDKEDFYIRAHDLWMRRTPTPDPSFIALYLSVLSFGALLRVWDEAQLGGLTRFEWSRKLFGEAQLYLNHLHFPNNLDAVQCLYLMAKICQNELNPNLAYMYLGLAVRTCLAAGFNRNVRHTSDPRAEWISRTWWGLYSLEIEMSFSLGRPDTLGLDDYHNRPLPPRDNTQYAIIPWMVDFARITRKVSVQIYHRQLTLEEKLATALAIENELDCWIRNLPEWIRPGFIKADSRAGSGTGIMAVDRGEGGEGAAGSSEDGTKTGIAIGGAGRNDLKDPKWARRQRLVLGIRYYNVKTLLFRPFLRHATSKSTSRPRSRSRSKTANGGKTRSDTVTTPAATAANLNKNAGAPDGDNTETLLSATISKCLDAAQSTISVIHDIYRVHTFFRCWWYNTTYVTFATSTLLLPLSHSVSHLHSPSTLPPDQILRDIDTKSLTRSVEKAIEILEATDESVVTRKCAEIIRYYLREFQVRNGDGIWSGNGNETQRQHQHQNQNQLPLQRHKQHHGSRGRDANGVLQAADAQTAWFGSGNGGAGQVEAHVHAHTHGYGNGFGYAGGNAGGEFDGPEWAYGFGFPDCSFEGMARFFDDLGPLPILEE encoded by the exons ATGCCACCCGCGGCCGATCCGCCTCGGTCGAAGCGACCTCGCGCTGCGCAGGCGTGCGACAGATGCAGGTCCAAGAAGTACAAGTGCGATGAGCTCTATCCTTGCTCGCACTGCAAGA AAAGCAACCTAAATTGTGTCTATCAAGGGAACTATCGCCAGCTGGAGAACAGCCGATCTGCTAG CTACGTCCTGGACCTAGAGAGAAGAGTCGAAGAACTCGCGTCCAAACttcaagctgctgaagcgAAACTCTCACACCGCAATCAGGAATCGACAACTTCAGCACCAGCTATCGATGCAACACCATGCTCAATGTCAAGGCCAACACCGCCGACGTCAAATCTGAACTCGCGACAACCGGAAGAGCCGGAACTTTACTCGAAAGATAATGACTCCGATGAAGCTGAAACTAGCGACCCCGTCGACGACGAAATCACTGAGCTAAATCACCACACCAATGGCATCGAGTTTCATGGGAGCACATCTTCCGTCGCATTCCTCGGCCATCTCCAGAAAGCACGAGACCCTCAGCTGGAACCCTCGAGCTCGGCGCAATGGTCTATTCGCGCTCGAGCCCCAGAATACTCGATTGTCTCAACGCTGCACAACGCCAGCTTCTCGCCAACGGCCACGACCGCAGCGTCAGCGTCACAATCATTAGCTGCTGTGCACGAACACAACTACTACTTTGAACAAGCGCATGTTTTTATGAGTGGGTACTTTGAGAACGTTCATTTCATCCACCCGTTCATCGACAAGGAAGATTTTTACATCCGCGCGCACGATCTCTGGATGAGGCGGACTCCTACTCCTGATCCGAGCTTTATTGCACTTTATCTAAGTGTACTGTCATTTGGCGCGTTGTTGCGGGTTTGGGATGAAGCGCAACTGGGTGGCTTGACCAGATTCGAGTGGAGCCGGAAGCTGTTTGGCGAGGCGCAGCTTTATCTGAATCATCTGCATTTTCCGAACAATCTTGATGCGGTGCAATGTTTGTATCTTATG GCCAAAATATGCCAAAACGAACTGAATCCTAACT TGGCATATATGTATCTCGGCCTTGCCGTCCGTACCTGTCTAGCAGCAGGCTTCAATCGTAACGTCCGACACACCAGCGACCCGCGTGCAGAATGGATCTCCCGAACTTGGTGGGGTCTCTACTCCCTCGAGAT AGAAATGTCCTTCTCGCTCGGCCGTCCCGACACCCTCGGCCTAGACGATTACCATAACCGCCCCCTCCCACCACGAGACAATACACAGTATGCCATCATCCCGTGGATGGTGGACTTTGCGCGCATAACGCGCAAGGTCTCCGTGCAGATTTATCACCGACAACTAACGTTAGAGGAGAAATTGGCCACTGCGTTGGCGATTGAGAATGAGCTGGACTGCTGGATTCGAAATTTGCCGGAATGGATTCGGCCAGGGTTCATCAAGGCTGACTCTAGAGCTGGGAGTGGGACTGGAATTATGGCAGTTGATAGAGGAGAAGGTGGGGAGGGCGCCGCAGGATCAAGTGAGGACGGGACGAAGACTGGGATAGCAATTGGTGGTGCAGGGAGGAATGATCTAAAAGATCCGAAGTGGGCACGGAGGCAGAGGCTTGTTCTAGGGATCC GCTATTACAACGTCAAAACCCTCCTTTTCCGTCCGTTCCTCCGCCACGCCACCTCAAAATCCACATCTAGACCTCGATCCAGATCTAGGTCGAAGACAGCGAACGGGGGCAAAACTCGCTCTGACACTGTAACAACTCCAGCAGCCACCGCCGCAAACTTGAACAAGAACGCAGGCGCACCAGACGGGGACAATACTGAGACCCTTTTATCTGCCACGATCTCCAAATGCCTCGACGCGGCGCAGAGCACTATCTCCGTTATCCATGATATTTACCGTGTGCATACATTTTTCCGGTGCTG GTGGTACAACACAACCTACGTGACCTTCGCAACATCCACCCTCCTTCTACCACTCTCGCACTCCGTCTCGCACCTGCACTCGCCATCAACCTTACCCCCAGATCAAATATTGAGAGACATTGATACCAAATCCCTAACGCGCTCCGTCGAAAAAGCTATAGAGATTCTTGAAGCCACAGACGAGAGCGTCGTGACGCGGAAATGTGCCGAGATTATACGGTACTATTTGAGGGAGTTTCAGGTTCGGAATGGAGATGGCATTTGGAGTGGGAATGGGAACGAGACTCAgcgtcaacatcaacatcagAATCAGAATCAACTTCCGCTTCAGCGTCATAAACAACACCATGGGTCACGGGGAAGGGATGCGAACGGGGTATTGCAGGCGGCGGACGCACAGACGGCATGGTTTGGCAGCGGTAACGGTGGTGCTGGTCAAGTCGAAGCCCATGTCCATGCTCACACTCATGGATACGGCAATGGCTTCGGATATGCCGGTGGTAATGCTGGTGGGGAATTTGATGGCCCG GAATGGGCATACGGCTTTGGCTTCCCTGACTGTTCGTTCGAGGGAATGGCTCGGTTCTTCGACGATTTGGGCCCGCTACCGATTCTAGAGGAGTGA
- a CDS encoding quercetin 2,3-dioxygenase (transcript_id=CADANIAT00000813), whose amino-acid sequence MSSSLWTPTPPPSRTPYAIPQLEGERLTIPGSKGTFRILASSKQTNGLMAVFQSGATLSDAPGFHYHNHAHDVFLVTKGYLKLWNGDKCRIMGPGDFAYVPPAVVHNPELLGPHTETFGVVTPGDWIDFFRYISEPYTGILVPEADDRDLKALLIPKVMAAKGQFDVVFQPNYVPPQVGDWDADDEKLPEGESPAPYYLRANTGPRWMLGSVMSRPFITTKQCAGVCAISSIESSNVYGASSSVLSRFMTFEKVDHCLAVMEGTLVVRLKGQEQREEVFREGETVVIPAGQAFALEFRSKYVRVWSFTDGDGIESLIQRAGKAVSRVVLPETVEGLDVDEGRVDKVAKELSLTLE is encoded by the exons ATGTCTTCATCTCTCTGGACCCCTACACCACCCCCCAGCCGAACGCCCTACGCAATACCCCAGCTAGAAGGAGAACGTCTTACGATTCCCGGCAGCAAGGGCACATTTCGGATCCTTGCGTCCTCAAAGCAGACCAATGGCTTGATGGCCGTATTCCAAAGCGGCGCGACTCTCTCCGACGCACCAGGGTTTCATTACCATAACCACGCGCATGATGTGTTCCTCGTTACAAAGGGCTATCTTAAACTGTGGAATGGGGACAAGTGTCGGATTATGGGGCCCGGGGATTTTGCCTACGTGCCGCCG GCCGTTGTCCACAACCCTGAACTCCTGGGCCCGCACACTGAGACCTTTGGCGTCGTGACCCCAGGCGACTGGATTGACTTTTTCCGGTACATCTCCGAGCCGTATACCGGCATACTTGTTCCCGAAGCCGATGATCGCGATCTGAAGGCCCTCCTGATCCCTAAAGTCATGGCGGCAAAAGGGCAATTCGACGTTGTTTTCCAGCCGAACTATGTTCCTCCGCAAGTAGGCGACTGGGATGCAGACGATGAGAAGCTGCCCGAGGGCGAATCGCCGGCGCCGTACTACCTAAGGGCAAACACAGGGCCGCGCTGGATGCTCGGAAGTGTGATGAGCAGGCCATTTATCACGACGAAGCAGTGCGCTGGGGTATGCGCAATTTCGAGCATTGAGTCCTCGAATGTTTATGGCGCATCCTCTTCAGTGCTGTCGAGGTTTATGACGTTTGAGAAAGTGGATCATTGTTTGGCTGTTATGGAGGGGACCTTAGTAGTAAGATTGAAGGGCCAAGAACAGCGAGAGGAAGTGTTCCGCGAGGGCGAGACGGTGGTTATCCCCGCCGGACAGGCGTTCGCGCTGGAGTTCCGGAGCAAGTATGTACGGGTATGGTCGTTTACCGACGGGGACGGCATTGAATCATTGATTCAGAGAGCCGGTAAGGCAGTCAGCAGAGTGGTATTGCCGGAGACGGTGGAGGGGCTGGATGTGGACGAAGGGAGAGTGGATAAAGTAGCTAAAGAGCTGAGCTTGACACTCGAGTAA
- a CDS encoding FHA domain protein (transcript_id=CADANIAT00000814) produces MADRKVIVVLHSLALEDPIPQRSLTFSAASDRVEIGRASKRENKNLAPSLHNALFDSRVMSRTHAVLHVSFEKKLVYIRDPGSMHGTWLNREKIPFDKDIPLSDGDELTFGVEVVRACDTFPPLRVRCECRWLEAPKETVQKTQHQAATNTFSVPDDDLDDVEYLGDSPIGGQNAIDLTTDQTSDSNASSAWSDWEDNHSVAEVPSPMTSPAKNVESKAGQPVDTSMTLKQDMPQKVKPSIEKVVNSEQPLATPRTTPPSIYHDSEDLGGDDQYHDEYFAHSLEEDPNVGPEDWSIGAEAEEDEDEEQNEQEQGQEEEVEEEEEEEEEEEQAMQDEHYHQQDELVEMSALLNPVPGCLRLDDIHVSNDSVLNNADTASNRKQNASNEDRNAPRVVNPASNNRGLPDPPRVEPAASSNLWPENKLPSPVSQGEQPRNSTYSPSGPLQSSFADDETQRLRYHSTEQLSGHFSRAKPILFPPILQNQLPPVRYSLDTLPFQGVYQMSAPYNNGPFATSRPMAGASAPQANTSSSSSKPDIMPFMDSLAPMMPRTSCDATQDLTTNTSSKKRKAAELDSEAAENDHQESGISSGPEPQQSLMKNDDIADADLPDAQPRTVAALLNTESNALDGFDSQLTTVSVPENPKEAKESERPSKLNKTSHRGSIRSHATTAILGAVVGAVGTIAALASLPPDYFA; encoded by the exons ATGGCTGATAGAAAAG TCATTGTCGTTCTCCATTCCTTGGCCCTCGAAGATCCCATCCCTCAGCGCTCTCTCACCTTCAGTGCTGCTTCAGATCGTGTAGAGATTGGCAGAGCATCCAAGCGTGAAAACAAAAACCTCGCACCATCTCTTCACAATGCCTTGTTCGACTCTCGCGTAATGTCTCGAACCCATGCCGTGCTCCATGTTTCATTTGAAAAGAAG CTTGTTTACATTCGTGATCCTGGGTCTATGCATGGAACCTGGTTGAACAGGGAGAAAATCCCATTTGACAAGGATATCCCTCTATCAGACGGTGATGAGTTGACCTTTGGTGTAGAGGTTGTCCGAGCGTGCG ATACATTCCCACCTCTCAGAGTTCGTTGCGAGTGTCGGTGGCTAGAGGCTCC AAAGGAAACTGTACAAAAAACCCAACACCAAGCTGCTACCAATACTTTCTCTGTCCCTGAcgatgatcttgatgatgTCGAGTATCTCGGTGACTCTCCGATAGGCGGTCAGAATGCCATCGACCTTACTACAGACCAAACATCCGATTCAAACGCTTCAAGTGCCTGGTCGGATTGGGAAGACAATCATTCTGTGGCTGAGGTCCCGTCCCCCATGACATCTCCCGCAAAGAATGTTGAGTCAAAAGCCGGTCAGCCTGTCGACACTTCAATGACGCTCAAGCAAGACATGCCGCAAAAGGTTAAGCCCAGCATTGAGAAAGTTGTGAACTCTGAGCAGCCTCTAGCGACTCCAAGAACGACACCGCCCTCAATTTATCATGACTCGGAAGACCTCGGCGGCGACGACCAATATCATGATGAGTATTTTGCTCACAGTTTGGAGGAAGACCCCAACGTTGGGCCCGAAGACTGGAGTATTGGGGccgaggcggaagaggacgaagacgaggagcagaatgagcaggagcaggggcaggaggaagaggtagaggaagaggaggaggaggaggaagaagaagagcaagcgaTGCAAGATGAGCACTACCACCAGCAGGATGAGCTTGTGGAAATGAGCGCCTTGCTTAATCCAGTGCCTGGATGTCTCCGGCTCGACGACATTCATGTTTCAAATGATTCCGTTTTAAACAATGCTGATACAGCATCCAATCGGAAGCAAAACGCTTCTAATGAGGATCGAAATGCACCCCGGGTGGTCAACCCCGCATCTAATAATCGTGGTCTACCTGACCCTCCCAGGGTTGAACCCGCTGCTTCAAGCAATCTTTGGCCAGAGAATAAACTCCCCAGCCCAGTCTCTCAAGGGGAACAGCCTAGGAATTCAACCTATTCTCCAAGTGGTCCTTTGCAGTCGTCCTTCGCAGATGATGAAACACAGCGCCTGCGTTACCATTCTACTGAACAACTATCTGGTCACTTCTCACGCGCTAAGCCCATCCTGTTTCCACCGATTCTGCAGAATCAGCTACCTCCCGTCAGATATTCTCTAGATACCCTGCCATTTCAGGGTGTTTACCAGATGAGCGCGCCATACAACAACGGGCCTTTCGCGACCAGCCGGCCAATGGCGGGCGCTTCAGCACCACAAGCGAAcacatccagcagcagctctaagCCGGATATAATGCCTTTCATGGATTCACTCGCACCGATGATGCCCAGAACATCTTGTGATGCAACGCAGGATCTAACCACAAACAcctcgtcgaagaagaggaaggcagcagagcTTGActctgaagcagcagaaaatGATCATCAAGAATCTGGCATCTCTTCAGGGCCGGAACCGCAGCAATCGCTTatgaagaatgatgatataGCAGATGCCGATCTCCCTGATGCGCAACCACGGACCGTTGCAGCCCTTCTCAATACCGAGTCAAATGCTCTTGATGGCTTTGACTCCCAGCTTACAACTGTGAGCGTCCCGGAGAACCCTAAGGAGGCCAAAGAGAGCGAGCGGCCGTCGAAATTGAACAAGACTTCGCACAGGGGTAGCATTAGAAGCCACGCTACGACGGCAATCTTGGGGGCAGTTGTGGGAGCAGTAGGAACTATTGCGGCTTTGGCTTCGCTTCCCCCAGATTACTTCGCGTAA
- the tom70 gene encoding putative mitochondrial outer membrane translocase receptor (TOM70) (transcript_id=CADANIAT00000815) produces the protein MSSSSPLPEPSRNVVVDTASLHPSSTASVWDRISKWVSENKALVYTVAGVAVVVTSAGVVYYLSDSSRSGKPSPTTPAPTEKKKKKSGSQRRKEKKAEEERKSKAASVQDEKTEKKAEEPLEEIPEVDEATVGQLDEETRKAYAAKLKAAGNKAYGAKDYPRAIELYGKAILCKPDPVFYSNRAACYNVQSEWEKVVEDTSAALAMDSEYVKALNRRAIAYEHLEKYSEALLDFTASCIIDGFSNEVSRVALERLLKKVAERKGKEILEAKGKKLPSPTFVSNYLQSFRPKSLPEGLDESADIPEESGKGQLRKGLLAMAKKTGDGYEEAAAAFVKALELGDLGEFEGLALNQRATFTYLQGNAHNALADLNKSVELDPSLVQSYIKRASLHLELGNKDAAQDDFELAITHNKDDPDIYYHRAQLHFILGEFAEAAKDYQKSIDLDRTFIYSHIQLGVTQYKMGSVASAMATFRRSVKNFEDVPDVYNYYGELLLDQQNFSEAIEKFDKAVEMEKQSKPMSINVLPLINKALALFQWKHDFAEAEQLCQKALIIVDPECDIAVGTMAQLLLQQGKVSQALKYFERAAELARTEPEIVNAISYAEATRTQLEVQEKYPQLAARLQSMGAGFGGPPPM, from the exons ATGTCAAGCAGCTCACCTCTGCCCGAACCATCGAGGAACGTGGTTGTCGATACTGCTTCCCTTCACCCTTCCTCCACAGCATCCGTATGGGACCGGATCTCGAAATGGGTGTCTGAGAACAAGGCGCTCGTCTATACTGTTGCCGGCGTCGCGGTCGTGGTAACCAGCGCCGGTGTCGTCTACTACCTCTCCGACTCCAGCCGGTCTGGTAAACCCTCTCCCACTACTCCTGCGCCTacagagaagaaaaagaagaagagcgggagCCAGCgacgaaaggagaagaaggctgaggaggaaagaaagagcaaagCTGCCTCTGTCCAAGACG agaaaacagaaaagaaagccgAAGAGCCTTTAGAAGAAATCCCTGAAGTAGACGAGGCGACCGTTGGACAATTGGATGAGGAA ACCCGGAAAGCATACGCAGCGAAATTAAAAGCCGCCGGAAACAAGGCCTATGGCGCCAAAGATTATCCTAGAGCCATTGAACTATACGGAAAAGCTATCCTCTGCAAGCCCGACCCGGTGTTCTACTCGAACCGTGCCGCCTGCTACAACGTTCAGTCGGAATGGGAAAAGGTCGTCGAAGACACCAGTGCGGCCCTTGCAATGGATAGCGAGTACGTCAAGGCTTTAAACAGGCGCGCCATCGCGTATGAGCATCTTGAGAAGTATAGCGAAGCCCTTCTTGATTTCACTGCAAGCTGCATTATCGATGGCTTCTCAAACGAAGTCAGTCGTGTTGCTCTCGAGCGGCTCTTGAAAAAGGTCgcggagaggaagggcaAGGAGATCCTTGAggccaagggcaagaagctgcCCAGTCCTACTTTTGTCTCCAACTACCTCCAAAGCTTCCGCCCCAAATCTCTCCCCGAAGGTCTTGACGAGTCTGCCGACATCCCTGAAGAGTCTGGAAAGGGTCAGCTCCGCAAGGGTCTTTTAGcaatggcgaagaagaccggcGATGGTTACGaagaggcggcggcggccttTGTCAAGGCTCTCGAGCTTGGCGACTTGGGTGAATTTGAGGGTCTGGCTTTGAACCAACGAGCAACTTTCACATACTTGCAAGGCAATGCCCACAACGCTCTGGCCGATCTTAACAAGAGCGTTGAGCTGGACCCCTCGCTCGTTCAGAGCTACATCAAGCGCGCCAGCTTGCACCTCGAACTAG GCAACAAGGATGCTGCCCAAGACGACTTTGAACTTGCAATCACCCACAACAAGGACGACCCTGACATCTACTACCACCGTGCTCAGCTTCATTTCATCCTGGGTGAATTTGCAGAAGCTGCGAAGGACTACCAGAAGtccatcgacctcgaccgAACTTTCATCTATTCACacatccagctcggtgtcACACAATATAAGATGGGTTCTGTCGCGTCTGCGATGGCTACTTTCAGAAGATCCGTGAAGAATTTCGAAGATGTTCCCGACGTCTACAACTACTACGGTGAACTTCTCCTGGACCAGCAGAACTTTTCTGAAGCCATCGAGAAGTTCGACAAGGCCGTCGAGATGGAAAAGCAGAGCAAGCCAATGAGCATCAATGTCCTTCCTCTGATCAACAAGGCCCTCGCTCTGTTCCAGTGGAAGCATGACTTTGCAGAGGCCGAGCAGCTGTGCCAAAAGGCTCTGATCA TAGTTGACCCTGAGTGCGACATCGCTGTTGGTACCATGGCTCAATtgctcctgcagcagggcAAGGTTTCCCAGGCGCTCAAGTACTTCGAGCGTGCTGCAGAGCTTGCCCGCACCGAGCCCGAGATTGTCAACGCCATCTCGTATGCTGAGGCAACCCGCACCCAACTCGAAGTCCAGGAAAAATACCCACAGCTTGCCGCGCGCCTGCAGAGTATGGGCGCTGGCTTCGGCGGCCCTCCCCCTATGTAG